One window of the Trifolium pratense cultivar HEN17-A07 linkage group LG2, ARS_RC_1.1, whole genome shotgun sequence genome contains the following:
- the LOC123911517 gene encoding uncharacterized protein LOC123911517, with amino-acid sequence MKPFVLRLSLIIFIPLTLSILFLILMPKETAMSKTYEVFGVTIHKNPSKSKLTQLGVSTWPKWEGGPLKIPWSFKEEETMYLLEGKVKVSVEVKGAVGSFEIGGGDLVVFPKGMNITWEVTEPVKKHYSLKKE; translated from the exons ATGAAACCGTTTGTGTTACGTTTATCACTCATAATTTTCATTCCTCTCACTCTCTCCATCTTGTTTTTGATTCTTATGCCAAAGGAAACTGCAATGTCAAAAACCTATGAAGTATTTGGAGTGACGATACAcaaaaatccatcaaaatccaaaCTCACTCAGCTTGGAGTTTCAACTTGGCCTAA GTGGGAAGGCGGTCCATTAAAAATTCCATGGTCctttaaagaagaagaaacaatgTATCTACTTGAAGGAAAAGTTAAGGTTAGTGTTGAAGTTAAAGGTGCAGTTGGATCTTTTGAAATTGGAGGTGGTGATTTAGTTGTTTTCCCTAAAGGAATGAACATTACATGGGAAGTAACTGAACCTGTGAAGAAACATTATAGCTTGAAAAAAGAATGA